The following are encoded together in the Daucus carota subsp. sativus chromosome 5, DH1 v3.0, whole genome shotgun sequence genome:
- the LOC108220617 gene encoding uncharacterized protein LOC108220617, protein MAANMEEYSASSTLIPFPAPLPLLRQPIPASRPDDPSLGPFLLAFPDPQSWSSSLSSCQSQITHQCESGSRVGCSIAASHKCKPPWWKPLIGLSNQDFREREACEVREMERCVEESRGKCVSFAREKCVSVFRDARVAVDWRNGDRRSVGKLVWLATLMGSQSVGFEFLRSQVAVSSYRGSELLGHHLDVDIKG, encoded by the coding sequence ATGGCAGCAAACATGGAAGAATACTCGGCATCATCGACCCTAATCCCCTTCCCCGCTCCCCTCCCTCTCCTCCGCCAACCCATACCCGCTTCCCGACCCGACGACCCATCTCTCGGACCCTTCCTCCTCGCCTTCCCAGACCCCCAATCCTGGTCCTCATCTCTCTCCTCTTGTCAATCGCAAATCACCCACCAATGCGAATCCGGGTCGCGGGTCGGATGCTCCATTGCCGCCTCCCACAAATGCAAACCCCCCTGGTGGAAACCCTTGATTGGACTCTCCAATCAAGATTTTAGAGAGAGGGAGGCCTGTGAGGTGCGAGAAATGGAGAGGTGTGTTGAAGAAAGTAGGGGGAAGTGTGTGAGCTTTGCGAGGGAGAAGTGTGTGAGTGTGTTTCGAGATGCGAGGGTTGCAGTGGACTGGAGGAACGGGGATAGGAGGAGTGTGGGGAAGTTGGTTTGGTTAGCTACTTTGATGGGGAGTCAGAGTGTGGGGTTTGAGTTTTTGAGGTCTCAAGTTGCTGTTTCGAGTTATCGAGGTAGTGAATTGTTGGGTCATCATTTGGATGTCGATATAAAAGGCTAG
- the LOC108223925 gene encoding 2-methyl-6-phytyl-1,4-hydroquinone methyltransferase, chloroplastic, with translation MASSMLSGTENFTLIRGITPNGLGLVRSNLNGKPFTKLSFTSNGKKNLTFRSKSTTFVPKCSASSARPSSQPRFIQNKKEAFWFYRFLSIVYDHVINPGHWTEDMRDDALEPADLNNRNMLVVDVGGGTGFTTLGIVKHVDAKNVTILDQSPHQLAKAKEKEPLKDCKIIEGDAENLPFRTDYADRYVSAGSIEYWPDPQRGIREAYRVLKLGGKACIIGPVYPTFWLSRFFADMWMLFPKEEEYIEWFEKAGFKKVELKRIGPKWYRGVRRHGLIMGCSVTGVKPASGDSPLELPPKVEEVEKKESPFAFLTRLILGSLAGLYYVLVPIYMWLKNLVVPKGMPI, from the exons ATGGCTTCTTCAATGCTTAGTGGTACTGAAAATTTCACACTCATTAGAGGAATTACCCCAAATGGGCTTGGTCTTGTAAGGTCAAATTTGAATGGTAAGCCTTTCACTAAGCTTAGTTTCACTTCTAATGGTAAAAAAAATCTCACCTTTAGAAGTAAAAGTACAACCTTTGTTCCCAAATGTAGTGCTTCATCTGCAAGGCCATCTTCACAGCCTAGGTTTATTCAAAACAAGAAAGAGGCCTTTTGGTTTTACAGATTCTTGTCAATTGTGTATGACCATGTTATTAATCCTGGACATTGGACTGAAGATATGAGAGATGATGCACTTGAGCCAGCTGATTTGAATAATAGGAATATGCTTGTGGTTGATGTTGGTGGAGGGACAGGGTTCACTACTTTGGGTATCGTTAAACATGTGGATGCCAAGAATGTTACCATTCTTGATCAGTCTCCTCATCAGCTTGCTAAAGCTAAGGAAAAGGAGCCTCTGAAGGATTGTAAGATAATTGAGGGAGATGCGGAGAATCTTCCATTTAGAACTGATTATGCTGATAGATATGTGTCAGCAGGGAG TATTGAGTATTGGCCAGATCCTCAACGTGGCATCAGGGAAGCATACAGGGTACTGAAATTGGGAGGGAAAGCATGTATAATTGGTCCAGTCTACCCTACTTTTTGGTTGTCACGTTTTTTCGCAGATATGTGGATGCTCTTCCCTAAAGAGGAAGAGTACATTGAGTGGTTTGAGAAGGCTGGATTTAAGAAGGTTGAGCTAAAGAGGATAGGTCCAAAATGGTATCGTGGAGTTCGTAGGCATGGACTGATCATGGGATGTTCTGTTACAGGTGTTAAGCCTGCGTCAGGAGACTCTCCTCTAGAG CTGCCCCCAAAGGTTGAGGAggtagaaaagaaagaaagtcCATTTGCTTTCTTGACGCGCCTCATTCTAGGTTCCTTGGCTGGATTGTACTACGTATTGGTTCCTATCTACATGTGGCTGAAGAATCTAGTTGTTCCCAAAGGTATGCCAATATGA
- the LOC108219934 gene encoding beta-carotene isomerase D27, chloroplastic, which produces MLNMDARLVLHVTSSVLPCLSQHNMHRRRCPRAVSAMTSPTQNVERLTTLKTEYKDNWFDSIAINHLSKSVQETIGFKSSKKGYDGLVEATTAARQHFSPDQQRQLVIQALDKAFPKPILSLIRTVLPPSKLQREYFAAFTTIFFPWLVGPCEVKESEFNGKHEKNVVHIKKMQVCQFFRFLEESNCVNMCTNLCKMPSQAFIKDSFGIPVNMVPNFDDMSCEMIFGQEPPAQSDDPAFKQPCYKLCNAKQKHSTSCTS; this is translated from the exons ATGCTGAACATGGATGCAAGACTTGTTCTGCATGTCACCAGCTCAGTTCTTCCTTGCTTGAGCCAACACAACATGCACAGACGTAGATGTCCTCGTGCTGTGTCTGCAATGACGTCGCCAACACAAAATGTAGAAAGATTAACAACTTTAAAGACCGAGTACAAAGACAACTGGTTTGACAGTATCGCCATTAATCATCTGTCTAAGAGCGTACAAGAAACTATAG GATTTAAAAGTAGCAAGAAGGGATATGATGGTCTGGTGGAGGCCACAACAGCTGCAAGGCAGCACTTCAGCCCGGACCAACAAAGACAACTGGTCATTCAGGCACTTGATAAAGCTTTTCCTAAGCCCATCCTCTCTTTG ATCAGGACAGTGCTACCACCGTCTAAACTTCAAAGGGAATATTTTGCTGCGTTCACTACAATATTCTTTCCCTGGCTAGTTGGCCCCTGCGAG GTAAAAGAGTCGGAGTTCAATGGAAAACATGAGAAAAACGTTGTCCACATAAAAAAAATGCAGGTATGTCAATT TTTCAGGTTTTTGGAGGAGAGCAATTGCGTCAACATGTGCACCAATTTATGTAAGATGCCTTCTCAAGCTTTCATTAAGGACTCATTTGGAATACCAGTCAACATGGTTCCCA attttgatgatatgaGCTGTGAGATGATATTTGGCCAGGAACCACCTGCACAGAGCGATGATCCAGCATTTAAGCAACCATGTTACAAACTAT GCAATGCAAAGCAAAAGCACAGTACATCCTGCACTAGCTAA